One Neoarius graeffei isolate fNeoGra1 chromosome 16, fNeoGra1.pri, whole genome shotgun sequence DNA segment encodes these proteins:
- the LOC132899943 gene encoding E3 SUMO-protein ligase ZBED1-like: protein MSPHLTCFAHTLNLASQKAFHVDIAARLLGRVRRVVGFLHRNIRGAEILREKQQLLSLPNHKLIQDVCTRWNSSLDMLQRFLEQQPAVFATLMSRELRKGEEVNTLNERDICNCEDIVKLMAPVKVMTTVLCEEEQPTISMIAPLKAKLENHFQPSDEDPPLIVEMKKAFNNDFGKRYADVSGLLHTASALDPRFKALPFLSDHDAERIFTSLSVEAALIHEEEESQPDQGARQTDLLTGPGQGNEEHICSQIQDAQRDEDQVPCKKKRKSTALDLLFGETFEVKETTKSSPAKRASEEVLRYRERDPLPLKDNPLQWWKRQSDLPMLSSLAKRYLCIPATSVASERVFSTAGDIISVQRSVLRHDHVDQLIFLKKNLALHE from the exons ATGAGCCCGCACCTTACGTGCTTTGCACATACATTAAACCTGGCTTCCCAGAAGGCTTTTCACGTCGACATTGCTGCACGGTTACTCGGGAGAGTTAGAAGGGTGGTTGGATTTTTGCATCGCAACATTAGAGGTGCCGAAATTCTCCGTGAGAAACAACAACTCCTCTCCTTGCCAAACCACAAGCTCATACAGGATGTGTGCACCCGCTGGAATAGTTCCCTCGACATGTTGCAGCGTTTCTTGGAACAGCAGCCAGCAGTGTTTGCCACTCTCATGTCCAGGGAGCTCAGAAAGGGAGAAGAGGTGAACACACTAAATGAGAGAGACATCTGCAACTGTGAAGATATCGTGAAACTGATGGCTCCAGTGAAAGTGATGACCACTGTCCTGTGTGAAGAGGAGCAGCCAACAATCTCAATGATTGCCCCACTCAAGGCCAAGCTGGAAAATCACTTTCAGCCCAGTGATGAAGATCCACCGCTCATTGTGGAAATGAAGAAGGCCTTCAACAATGACTTTGGGAAGCGATATGCAGATGTCTCTGGACTCCTGCACACAGCATCAGCTCTAGACCCACGCTTCAAGGCATTGCCTTTTCTCAGTGACCATGACGCAGAGAGGATCTTCACCAGCCTTTCTGTTGAAGCTGCACTTATTCACGAG GAAGAAGAATCACAGCCAGACCAaggagccagacagacagatctGCTCACAGGCCCTGGACAAGGCAACGAGGAACACATTTGTTCCCAGATCCAGGATGCACAGAGAG ATGAGGACCAGGTTCCCtgtaagaagaaaagaaaaagtacagCGCTGGACCTACTGTTTGGAGAGACCTTTGAAGTGAAGGAAACAACAAAATCTTCACCTGCGAAGAGGGCCAGTGAAGAAGTGTTGAGGTACAGAGAGCGTGATCCATTGCCCCTCAAAGACAACCCACTGCAGTGGTGGAAGAGACAATCAGACCTCCCAATGCTGTCATCTCTTGCTAAAAGGTACCTCTGTATACCAGCAACCAGCGTAGCATCAGAGAGAGTTTTTAGTACAGCAGGAGATATCATTTCAGTGCAACGCAGTGTTCTCAGACACGACCATGTTGACCAGTTGATTTTCCTCAAAAAGAATCTTGCCCTGCATGAATGA